A single genomic interval of Acidiferrobacteraceae bacterium harbors:
- a CDS encoding GldG family protein translates to MKVTAKSRRQLRLATASFTFLVLCIAGLLMWLTHLYRWDVDLTRSGRNSLSPASVKLLKRLDKPVRIKAFVEPGNELHDAIAKNIRAYQRHKPDIKLIFVDPNSHPEEVRKAGVRLAGDLQIFYDGKSEIVHSPREQAITNALGRLARKGDQWIVFLSGHGERSPDRGANFDLSKWSIYLKRQGFQTRSLSLAESPQIPRNTSVLVIAGPQTRLLPTEVKAIQKFIRQGGNLLWLADPGPSYGLTPLAEQLGFEFDPGVIIDPVSQAFTRSARALFISSYGNQAALKGFHENTVFPDACGISLNQDQVGRGAKEQTDKDSWQPSVLVDTRESAWSETGPLNKTLAYDKGKDIPGPLDVGVAFSRKQENREQRAIVMCDGDFLSNSFVMGVGGNLDFGMRLINWVSANDAFVNIPTRTAVDYQLTLSPALGTILRLVFVLLLPAGLMGTGLAVWLRRRKR, encoded by the coding sequence GTGAAGGTCACCGCAAAATCCCGCAGGCAATTGCGATTGGCGACCGCCAGTTTTACCTTTTTGGTCCTGTGCATCGCCGGCCTGCTCATGTGGCTCACACATCTGTACCGCTGGGACGTCGATCTCACCCGCAGCGGCCGCAACTCGCTTTCGCCCGCGAGCGTAAAGCTCCTGAAACGGCTGGACAAACCGGTACGCATCAAGGCCTTCGTGGAACCGGGCAACGAACTGCACGACGCAATCGCCAAGAACATTCGCGCCTATCAGCGCCACAAGCCGGACATCAAGCTCATCTTCGTCGATCCCAATTCCCATCCGGAAGAAGTTCGCAAGGCGGGAGTACGCCTGGCCGGCGACCTGCAGATCTTCTACGACGGCAAATCCGAGATCGTTCATTCCCCGCGGGAACAGGCCATCACCAATGCCCTGGGTCGACTCGCGCGCAAGGGTGACCAATGGATCGTGTTCCTGTCCGGTCACGGCGAGCGCAGTCCGGACCGCGGGGCCAATTTCGATCTGTCGAAATGGAGCATCTATCTCAAGCGCCAGGGCTTCCAGACCCGGTCGCTATCCCTTGCCGAAAGCCCGCAGATTCCGCGCAACACCAGTGTACTGGTCATCGCCGGACCCCAGACCCGGCTGCTGCCCACCGAAGTGAAGGCCATCCAGAAGTTCATTCGCCAGGGCGGCAACCTCCTCTGGCTGGCCGACCCCGGTCCGTCCTACGGCCTGACCCCGCTGGCGGAACAACTGGGGTTCGAGTTCGATCCGGGTGTCATCATTGATCCGGTGTCCCAGGCCTTCACCCGTAGCGCCCGGGCATTGTTCATATCCAGTTACGGCAACCAGGCGGCGCTGAAGGGATTTCACGAGAACACCGTGTTCCCGGATGCCTGTGGAATCAGTTTGAACCAGGATCAGGTCGGACGGGGCGCAAAGGAACAGACAGACAAGGATTCGTGGCAACCCTCGGTGCTGGTGGACACACGCGAATCGGCATGGTCGGAGACCGGCCCCTTGAACAAGACACTGGCCTATGACAAGGGCAAGGACATACCCGGACCACTCGATGTCGGTGTAGCCTTTTCCCGCAAACAGGAAAACAGGGAGCAACGGGCCATCGTTATGTGCGATGGGGATTTTCTTTCGAACTCATTTGTGATGGGCGTCGGCGGCAATCTCGATTTCGGCATGCGCCTGATCAACTGGGTCAGCGCCAACGATGCCTTCGTGAACATTCCCACCCGCACGGCGGTTGACTATCAGCTGACCCTGAGTCCGGCCCTGGGCACGATACTGCGGCTGGTGTTCGTGCTGCTGCTGCCGGCCGGCCTGATGGGAACCGGTCTCGCGGTCTGGTTGCGCCGGCGAAAACGATGA
- the mutM gene encoding bifunctional DNA-formamidopyrimidine glycosylase/DNA-(apurinic or apyrimidinic site) lyase encodes MPELPEVETTRRGIAPAVTGHVVRGVLVRDRRLRWPVPPGLSRDLPGATINKVRRRAKYLLLETDRGTVIIHLGMSGSLRVVPADSPPSAYDHVDIVLDDGMCLRLRDPRRFGAVLWTRGDPMGHRLLARLGPEPLDPALDANALRARLKGRRRAIRDTLLDSHVIAGIGNIYANEALFRAGIDPRRAAGRIGRERCGRLLDALRAVLTDAIRAGGSSLRDFRRADGNPGYFQLSLQVYGRAGEPCPVCGTPIRRQVRGARSLYFCPRCQH; translated from the coding sequence ATGCCGGAACTTCCCGAGGTGGAAACAACACGCCGCGGCATCGCCCCGGCGGTCACTGGCCACGTTGTCCGTGGTGTGCTCGTGCGCGACCGGCGTCTGCGCTGGCCGGTGCCACCCGGCCTTTCCCGGGACCTCCCGGGCGCCACGATCAACAAGGTCCGTCGACGCGCCAAGTACCTGTTGCTCGAAACCGACCGGGGTACCGTCATCATCCACCTGGGTATGTCCGGAAGCCTGCGCGTCGTGCCGGCCGATTCCCCACCCTCTGCCTACGATCACGTAGACATCGTTCTCGACGATGGCATGTGTCTGCGCCTGCGCGATCCGCGCCGCTTCGGGGCTGTGCTGTGGACCCGGGGTGACCCCATGGGTCACCGGCTGTTGGCCCGACTCGGCCCGGAACCGCTGGACCCGGCCCTGGACGCTAATGCCCTGCGTGCGCGTCTTAAGGGTCGCAGACGCGCCATCCGCGACACCCTGCTCGACAGCCACGTGATTGCCGGGATCGGGAATATTTATGCCAACGAAGCCCTGTTTCGCGCCGGCATCGACCCGCGCCGGGCGGCCGGGCGCATCGGCCGCGAGCGCTGTGGGCGCCTGCTCGATGCCCTGCGCGCCGTGCTGACCGACGCCATCCGCGCAGGCGGCTCCAGCCTGCGCGATTTTCGGCGTGCCGACGGAAATCCCGGCTATTTCCAGCTGAGTCTGCAGGTCTACGGGCGCGCCGGTGAGCCCTGCCCGGTCTGCGGGACCCCGATCCGGCGCCAGGTCCGGGGAGCACGCAGCCTTTATTTTTGCCCCCGTTGTCAACATTGA
- a CDS encoding DUF4340 domain-containing protein has translation MNRRWLLNSILLLAIAGLTALAVWRPGLKASAPKPRLTTLDPRKIQHVRIEQPNRHTIVLADHNGHWYMDTPVGARAHAFNTARVLRVAMARVQKELPLSVGKDLAQFGLAKPRAVLQLDDQRIAFGGTNPVNDLQYVQYQGRIYLVAGRNFQDVARTYSDFLDAHLFRQDLKPVALYLPGLNLKLKDGRWIVRPASDKLTTDRINTFVDEWRYAQALTVEKYQGKPVHQQIRFRFAPDKKGGKPATVVVDILSRHGELVLYRPDEGLEYHFPEEVGKRLLELKPD, from the coding sequence ATGAATCGGCGCTGGTTGCTAAATTCCATCCTGCTGCTGGCGATCGCCGGTCTCACCGCGCTCGCGGTCTGGCGCCCGGGCCTGAAAGCATCCGCCCCCAAGCCCCGGCTGACCACCCTGGATCCACGCAAGATCCAGCATGTGCGCATCGAACAACCGAACCGTCACACCATTGTCCTCGCCGACCACAATGGACATTGGTATATGGATACTCCGGTTGGCGCCCGCGCCCATGCCTTCAATACCGCCCGGGTATTGCGAGTGGCCATGGCGCGGGTGCAGAAGGAGCTGCCCTTGTCCGTGGGAAAGGATCTGGCGCAATTCGGTCTGGCCAAACCCAGGGCGGTACTGCAGCTCGATGACCAGCGTATTGCCTTTGGCGGAACGAATCCCGTCAACGATCTGCAGTACGTGCAATATCAGGGACGCATCTACCTGGTCGCCGGTCGCAACTTCCAGGATGTTGCACGGACCTACAGTGACTTTCTTGACGCCCATCTTTTTCGCCAGGACCTGAAACCGGTGGCGCTGTATCTGCCCGGCCTCAACCTGAAACTGAAGGACGGTCGCTGGATCGTGCGACCCGCTTCCGACAAGTTGACCACGGATCGCATCAACACCTTTGTCGACGAATGGCGCTACGCCCAGGCACTGACCGTAGAAAAATATCAGGGCAAACCGGTGCACCAGCAGATTCGGTTCCGCTTTGCACCGGACAAGAAGGGAGGCAAACCTGCCACCGTAGTCGTGGACATCCTGTCCCGCCACGGCGAGCTGGTCCTGTACCGGCCCGACGAAGGCCTGGAGTATCATTTCCCGGAAGAAGTTGGAAAACGCCTGCTCGAACTCAAACCCGACTGA